The DNA sequence TTACGGTACTCAATACATACTGAAATAGATATGACATATGTGTtaagtaaatatattcatatatgtatgtgttaAACGATAACAAATACCCAATAAGTGCCTTGAGTAATAATTgctaaatatataatattgcgTAGTACGCCTTCAGCAACACATCATGAGCTCAGCATCTGACATAGGATGCAAAGAGTTTCGTAATCTTCGCCATTTAAAAGCCAGTTGAAACAAGTTTATTGAACAGGGTCAAGTTTTTGAATAGGTAACAAAGTGCTCCGTATTTTCAGACACAATAATTCTCTGGTGGATGCATATTTCATCTTCAACTTCACGAAGTGCACAATTCATGCTGCAGATTCTTAACGTTGGATTTAATTGTAAACATGAACACATGTCAATATAGCAATCACAAAATAGTCATCTTTTGACCAAATAGTGGGttgggttgttgttgttttttctgtCTGGAAACTCAATACTTTTTCGAATGCATGTACTGTAAAATTGTACTTcttattctttgttttcatttcGTCTACCTATTTTAAATCTATTCAAAAATGGCTAAAACGGGACTATTTAATCACTTGTCAGCCTTGTTTTATACGAAATCTCGTTTTATTTTTTGGTATTTAAGTAAAATGAAGTCAATTTACCGAATGGAAGGTCACATGTTCTCATGATTTCGATACAAGGCTATATAGCCCAATTCCAACTTCTGGACATCATAGGATGCAATTTACAAGTCCCTCATTTATTAGGAATTTTAGAATTCaaaataatacatatatcaACCCACGTCTTGCATccattgttgttttttgtttgtatttcttTGAAGTGTAGGTGTACTGGATATATATCATATTGGATATTGTCAACTTGGAAATCATTCCCTATTTCTCAGTTTTGACATTTTCATTGACAATCAACGCATTTAGAGGtgtcttttcaaaaaaggttgGTGGCCGTGAAAACGgccgtttgtttgtttgtttgcttcAAGCAGACTTTTTACTTGCTGGCGGGTTTCTGGGTCTTCTTGGGCAGGAGCACGGCCTGGATGTTGGGCAGGACACCACCCTGGGCGATGGTCACGCCGGACAGAAGTTTGTTCAACTCCTCGTCGTTGCGGATGGCCAGCTGCAGGTGACGGGGAATGATTCTGGTCTTCTTGTTGTCACGGGCAGCGTTGCCTGCCAATTCCAAGACTTCGGCGGCCAAGTACTCTAGAACGGCGGCCAGGTACACGGGGGCGCCGGCTCCCACTCTCTCGGCGTAGTTACCCTTCCTCAGCAGACGGTGGATACGACCCACGGGAAACTGAAGTCCCGCACGGGAAGATCGGCTCTTTGCCTTTCCCTTCACTTTTCCTCCTTTACCACGTCctgacatcttttttttttataggttgTAAGCTGAACAAAGCAAAGCAACGAATAACTCAAGCCATCACAACATTTACCCTTTTAAACGCGCAGTCGGATTCAACTGTACAGCCAATAGTGGCAATCGTATTTCTCGTATCTTGGCGCAGACCGACtgatttaatgtttacaagGAGGTCCGTAATGCGCCTGTCTGCCGTTATCCGACCGTGTGATATATAAGGCAGCGCGGCCAATTGCCAAACTCATAGTTTTCAGTTTGATTTCAATCTGTAAACATGCCACCCAAAGCCGGATCTAAAGGAGCCAAGAAAGCCGCCACTAAGGCGAAGGCCCAGAGAACTGGGGACAAGAAAAAGCGCAGGAAGAGGAGGGAATCCTATGCCATCTACATTTACAAAGTCCTGAAGCAGGTCCACCCAGACACTGGCGTTTCCAGCAAAGCCATGAGCATCATGAACTCATTTGTCAATGACATTTTTGAGAGAATTGCTGCTGAAGCTTCCCGCCTGGCCCACTACAACAAACGCTCAACCATCACCAGCAGAGAAATCCAGACCGCTGTCCGTCTTCTCTTGCCCGGTGAATTGGCCAAGCACGCCGTCTCTGAGGGTACCAAGGCTGTCACCAAGTACACCAGCAGCAAGTAAACTGCAAGGACTTGTACCTCAAACTCAAaacggcccttttcagggccacaCAAATTTTTTGAAAAGATACCTATATAACAGCGCATCGAGAAACGTTCTATTAATGAAAGTATGCATAGTACATAAATACTGTCACTGCGTGTTGAAACTACACGCAATGTCAGTGTATATTGAAATGGAGTGCAGAGAATGAATATTACATTATGCATGAACATAtggatagatatatatatatataagtctaTACACATGCACACACAAATGGTTCATTGGTGTCATTCAGCAGCATTGTTTAATGTGCTGTGCTTCTAGGTGtttaatttgatattatatGCATCAATCTTCTATGTTAACCACACTagacctgtgtatatatatatatatatatataaacaacttgcatgcatattcattttaataagaagttaacaattaaacataactacacgatacaatttacacatgtgtaccatatatatgaacatatcttgtattattaatattatgtttcttataattattgtaaatttgtcataatataatataattattgtaaCCTACCTGCTAAAGATTGTTGGATTCTGCAATACTTTTGAATGCATGCATCATGATGAGTATTGAGTATGTccattgcatatatatatatggtacacatgtgtaaattgtatcatgtagttataatgttttaattgttaatttgtatatgccccctgagggcccttgattggtgaataaataataaataaataaatatatatatatatatatatatatatatatacacacacacacacacacacatatatgaaCATCATAATTGTGTACTGGAATTTGGTCCTGTATTGTATTTTGTGATTTGAATCATATATGCCGAGTGttgggccctaatttggaataaATCGTATCAAcgacatatagatatatcatatatacatatcattatatatttctGATGATTTAGATATTGAACTTTTGTAACACTATCATGTTAATAAATGTatgcagtgcagcaatgtggATTCTGACAGTAGTAGTGCATCTGAATGATTGtcatttatctattttgttGTTTCTAGTACGGTGTATTGTTTCAAAAGTGTACATGCCTCCCGAGGGCCCTAAAAATTggtgaaataaacataaattcATAAATAAATGATAACTTCCAACTTGAAAATCATTTAGTACTTTGCCTCCATTTGAACAGAGGAAAATGATACGATATATGTGCCAAATAGGAAGCGGTTGCTATTTTAGCATTTCTAGAGATCTCTTATTTATTATAATCATTATTAATGTAATTCCAGACATGGTAtgtgggttggtttttttttagataatcAGAACCTTGCATCATCATGTGGTATCTTTTGTAACGCATGGATTAGCATTACCTACTCGATCCAAACCAGTGTTATTATATAATAAGTAATGTGCAATGTATCAAAGGGACATTAGCTGTCATTTATTCAcccaaaattgaatttaaatgaaaattgttctacattatatatctcagtaataacaccagtatttcaaacaccttttaacctcaaagcaggcacatgaataGGTAGTGTTGGTgattaaatatttaatattattgtCTTATCTTGTTTcctatacaaaataaatgttgttattagtcattaatgtacagattcctatgccattgagagagAGGAAGAaaaaggttgccatcactttcacagcaaaTGAATACCCctttaaatttttcaaacacattttgtctGCACTCGTGTGTTATTGCAAGATGCCTGGAGtaagaaatataaaaaacaaaactgtCCCTCCCTTAGTGCTTTGTGTACTCCCaatatgaaaagaaatcaagtaatgaattaaaatttcacaactACATACACAAGATTGCATTCAGTAAAGTTGTATATGTTAATCGTGTTTGGCGTGCAGTGGGCAAGCATGAGGGTATATATTTATGAACAATGCAAGCTAATTACGTATGCATCCCAGATAAAGTGTGCAAGTAATTAACCTGGCAATATCCTCAACTGTTAATCGTTAAGCAATCTGCACtgcaaatgaaatgaaaacaataacCGTTTCTCAAAGTCGTTTCATAGAGATGtcttttcaaagaattttgGTGGCCGTTAAAACGGCCGTTTGGTTTTGCGCTGTGAAGCACAAACGATGGTAGAGTTTCTAACCACCGAATCCGTACAGGGTACGTCCCTGTCTCTTGAGGGCGTAGACTACGTCCATGGCTGTGACAGTCTTTCTTTTGGCGTGCTCGGTGTAGGTGACAGCATCACGAATGACGTTCTCAAGGAAAACTTTCAACACACCACGGGTCTCCTCATAAATGAGTCCAGAGATACGTTTGACTCCACCTCTACGTGCAAGACGACGGATGGCGGGCTTGGTGATACCCTGGATGTTATCTCTAAGGACCTTCCTGTGACGCTTGGCGCCCCCCTTTCCAAGACC is a window from the Ostrea edulis chromosome 5, xbOstEdul1.1, whole genome shotgun sequence genome containing:
- the LOC130054895 gene encoding histone H2A; this translates as MSGRGKGGKVKGKAKSRSSRAGLQFPVGRIHRLLRKGNYAERVGAGAPVYLAAVLEYLAAEVLELAGNAARDNKKTRIIPRHLQLAIRNDEELNKLLSGVTIAQGGVLPNIQAVLLPKKTQKPASK
- the LOC130046389 gene encoding histone H2B; amino-acid sequence: MPPKAGSKGAKKAATKAKAQRTGDKKKRRKRRESYAIYIYKVLKQVHPDTGVSSKAMSIMNSFVNDIFERIAAEASRLAHYNKRSTITSREIQTAVRLLLPGELAKHAVSEGTKAVTKYTSSK